A stretch of the Psychrilyobacter piezotolerans genome encodes the following:
- a CDS encoding YaiI/YqxD family protein, translated as MRIIIDADACPKGVKSICVELSKRYNLELIMVVDSAHELKGSFKVIQVEKGDDSVDLEIMKISTKEDIVVTQDYGLATIILEKTHSVIHPNGFIYNKFNIDSLMFSRHMSAKIRASGGRTRGPKKRKANNDAEFRETLLNLLEK; from the coding sequence TTGAGAATAATAATAGATGCAGATGCCTGTCCAAAGGGTGTAAAATCAATATGTGTAGAGCTATCTAAAAGATATAATTTAGAATTGATCATGGTGGTAGATTCAGCCCATGAACTGAAGGGAAGTTTCAAGGTAATTCAGGTGGAAAAGGGGGATGATTCTGTAGATTTGGAAATTATGAAAATATCCACAAAGGAGGATATAGTCGTTACCCAGGATTATGGATTAGCCACTATTATCCTGGAAAAAACCCATAGTGTTATCCATCCCAATGGGTTTATTTACAATAAATTCAATATAGATTCATTGATGTTCTCCAGACATATGAGTGCAAAAATTAGAGCTTCCGGGGGAAGAACCAGGGGACCTAAAAAAAGAAAAGCCAATAATGATGCTGAATTTAGAGAAACCCTCCTAAATCTCCTGGAGAAATAA
- the adhE gene encoding bifunctional acetaldehyde-CoA/alcohol dehydrogenase produces MKITNVKELQDYLKTMKKAQEEFATFSQEKVDIIFREAALAVNRKRIELAKMAVEETRMGIVEDKVIKNHFASEIVYNKYKDTKTCGVVEKDAAYGIEKIAEPIGIVGAVIPTTNPTSTAVFKALIALKTRNAIIFSPHPRAMKCTAKAAEIVMEAAVKAGAPEGIVGWITKPSMELSTHLMQNVDIILATGGPGMVKAAYSSGVPAIGVGAGNTPVIIDESAHIKMAVSSILMSKTFDNGVICASEQAVLAPASIYETVKKEFADRGAYFLKGDELDKVRKTIVIDGHLNSEIVGQTAHKIAQLAGVDVHVDTKVLIGEVESVELEEPFSHEKLSPVLAFYKTTGFEESLEKADRLIQLGGMGHTSIMYADELTATERLEKFGKTMKTGRTLVNMPAAQGAIGDVFNFKLAPSLTLGCGSWGGNAVSENVGVKHLLNIKTVAKRRENMLWFRIPEKVYFKFGSLPVALEELKGTKKKVVIVTDSVLASLGYTNHVTNVLDEIGVDYRIFSDVQADPTLATVRSGAEMMKSYQPDAILALGGGSPMDAAKIMWVMYEHPEVVFEDLAMTFMDIRKRIVKFPKMGKKADFWAIATSAGTGSEVTPFAVITDEKTGVKYPLADYELTPNVAIVDPQLMLTMPASLTAASGYDVLTHALEAYASVLASDYTNPLALESLRLVFKYLPQSVEGGATALKAKEKMANASCMAGMAFSNAFLGICHSMAHKLGAAFHIPHGVANALLIEEVIRFNATDRPNKMAGFAQYKYPNAKERYAKAADFLNLTKGNETPEEKAKLLRKACVELREAVGIKHTIADYGVSETEFLGKLDKMVEEAFDDQCTGANPRYPLMKELKEMYLRAYYGAEKYQNMVVNETTKKLKEVKVKKTS; encoded by the coding sequence ATGAAGATAACAAACGTAAAGGAATTACAAGATTATTTAAAAACTATGAAAAAAGCTCAAGAGGAATTTGCTACATTTTCCCAGGAAAAGGTAGATATTATATTTAGAGAGGCTGCATTAGCTGTAAATAGAAAAAGAATTGAATTAGCAAAGATGGCTGTAGAAGAAACTAGAATGGGAATAGTTGAAGATAAGGTAATCAAAAACCATTTCGCTTCAGAGATCGTATACAATAAATATAAAGATACAAAAACTTGCGGGGTAGTTGAAAAAGACGCAGCTTACGGTATTGAAAAAATAGCTGAACCTATCGGAATAGTAGGAGCGGTTATACCAACTACAAACCCTACATCAACAGCAGTATTTAAGGCGTTAATCGCTTTAAAAACAAGAAATGCCATCATATTCTCTCCGCATCCAAGAGCTATGAAGTGTACTGCTAAAGCCGCAGAAATAGTAATGGAAGCTGCTGTAAAAGCCGGAGCACCTGAGGGAATAGTAGGTTGGATAACTAAGCCGTCTATGGAATTATCTACCCACCTTATGCAAAATGTAGATATTATCTTAGCTACAGGAGGACCGGGAATGGTTAAGGCTGCTTACTCTTCAGGAGTGCCTGCAATAGGAGTAGGAGCCGGAAACACACCTGTAATCATCGACGAAAGTGCACACATCAAGATGGCTGTAAGTTCTATCTTAATGTCTAAAACATTTGATAACGGGGTTATCTGTGCATCTGAACAGGCAGTATTAGCACCTGCTTCAATCTATGAAACAGTTAAAAAAGAATTTGCTGACAGGGGAGCATACTTCTTAAAGGGAGACGAGTTAGATAAGGTAAGAAAGACTATCGTAATTGATGGACACTTAAACTCAGAAATCGTAGGACAAACAGCTCATAAGATAGCACAATTAGCCGGTGTAGATGTACACGTAGATACAAAAGTATTAATAGGAGAAGTAGAATCTGTAGAATTAGAGGAACCATTCTCACATGAAAAATTATCTCCGGTATTAGCTTTCTATAAAACAACCGGGTTTGAAGAATCTTTAGAAAAAGCAGACAGATTGATTCAACTAGGCGGAATGGGACATACTTCTATCATGTATGCTGACGAATTAACTGCTACTGAAAGATTAGAAAAATTTGGTAAAACAATGAAAACGGGTAGAACATTGGTAAATATGCCTGCTGCCCAGGGTGCAATTGGAGATGTATTTAACTTCAAACTGGCTCCATCATTGACTCTTGGTTGCGGATCATGGGGAGGAAATGCAGTTTCTGAAAACGTAGGAGTAAAGCATCTTTTAAATATAAAAACTGTAGCAAAAAGGAGAGAAAACATGCTTTGGTTTAGAATTCCGGAAAAAGTATACTTCAAATTTGGTTCATTACCAGTTGCTTTAGAAGAACTAAAGGGAACTAAGAAGAAAGTAGTAATAGTAACTGACTCGGTATTAGCTTCATTGGGGTATACAAACCACGTAACAAATGTATTGGATGAAATCGGTGTAGATTATAGAATATTCTCCGATGTACAAGCTGACCCTACATTGGCTACTGTAAGAAGCGGGGCAGAGATGATGAAGTCATACCAACCGGATGCTATCCTAGCATTAGGTGGAGGATCTCCAATGGACGCGGCTAAGATCATGTGGGTTATGTATGAGCATCCAGAAGTAGTGTTCGAAGATCTTGCTATGACATTTATGGATATCAGAAAAAGAATAGTAAAATTCCCTAAGATGGGTAAAAAGGCAGATTTCTGGGCTATCGCTACATCAGCTGGAACAGGTTCTGAAGTTACTCCATTCGCAGTAATAACAGATGAAAAGACAGGAGTAAAGTACCCGTTAGCTGACTACGAATTAACTCCTAACGTAGCTATCGTAGACCCTCAATTAATGTTAACAATGCCAGCTTCATTAACAGCTGCATCAGGATATGACGTATTAACTCATGCATTGGAAGCATATGCATCGGTATTAGCATCGGATTATACAAATCCATTAGCTTTAGAATCATTAAGATTAGTATTTAAGTACTTACCTCAATCTGTAGAAGGTGGAGCTACAGCACTAAAAGCAAAGGAAAAGATGGCTAACGCATCTTGTATGGCAGGAATGGCCTTCTCAAATGCCTTCTTAGGTATTTGTCACTCAATGGCACATAAATTAGGAGCAGCTTTCCATATACCACATGGAGTGGCTAATGCACTATTAATAGAGGAAGTTATCAGATTTAACGCTACAGACAGACCTAATAAGATGGCTGGATTCGCTCAATATAAGTATCCGAATGCCAAGGAAAGATATGCTAAAGCAGCAGATTTCTTAAACTTAACTAAAGGAAATGAAACTCCGGAAGAGAAGGCAAAATTACTTAGAAAGGCTTGTGTAGAGTTAAGAGAAGCAGTAGGGATCAAGCATACTATCGCTGACTACGGAGTATCTGAGACTGAATTCTTAGGAAAATTAGACAAAATGGTAGAGGAAGCTTTCGATGACCAATGTACAGGAGCTAACCCAAGATATCCATTGATGAAAGAGTTAAAAGAGATGTACTTAAGAGCATACTATGGTGCAGAAAAATATCAAAATATGGTAGTAAATGAAACAACTAAAAAGTTAAAAGAAGTAAAGGTAAAGAAAACTTCATAG
- a CDS encoding NAD/NADP octopine/nopaline dehydrogenase family protein encodes MKKKLKFAVIGAGNGGQAIAGYLACKGYQVNLYNRTIKNIKRIKKRGYIDLEGCINGRGKLNLITDNMEQIIKNVDIIMVVLPATAHNFIANKISRFITQDQYIVLNPGRTGGALEFKNIMKKHDPFKNVCIVEAQTLLFACRAIEQGKIKIFSKKAEVKVAALPAIKTNKFIHLISQAFPEFTPAESVLETSFNNIGAVLHPIPTILNCGRIENTRGNFQYYIDGITPSVAKIIEEVDYERMLVAKALRIEVLSLKDWLEYTYNTHGDTLCQSLRNTNGYYGIMAPENLDTRYIFEDVPQSLVPIRDMAKYLGIQTPTIDSMIHLASTLHNTDYYLSGRTIIDMGLEGLSLEEIKEFVRTGHVSGTRGVEV; translated from the coding sequence ATGAAAAAAAAATTAAAGTTTGCTGTTATTGGTGCCGGAAATGGGGGGCAGGCAATTGCAGGATATCTAGCCTGTAAAGGATATCAGGTTAATTTATATAATCGTACGATAAAAAATATAAAAAGAATAAAAAAAAGAGGTTATATTGATTTAGAAGGTTGTATTAATGGACGGGGAAAGTTAAATTTGATTACAGATAATATGGAACAGATAATAAAAAATGTAGATATAATTATGGTTGTACTGCCTGCTACTGCCCATAATTTTATCGCCAATAAAATTAGCCGTTTTATAACACAGGATCAATATATTGTATTAAATCCCGGAAGAACAGGGGGAGCATTGGAATTTAAAAATATTATGAAGAAACATGATCCCTTTAAAAATGTGTGTATTGTAGAGGCTCAGACTTTATTGTTTGCGTGCAGAGCAATAGAACAAGGAAAAATAAAAATTTTTAGCAAAAAGGCAGAAGTCAAAGTAGCTGCCTTACCGGCTATAAAAACCAATAAATTCATTCATCTGATAAGCCAAGCTTTTCCAGAATTTACTCCGGCTGAAAGTGTATTAGAAACCAGTTTTAATAATATAGGTGCCGTACTGCATCCAATTCCTACCATATTAAATTGTGGAAGAATTGAAAATACAAGGGGGAATTTTCAATATTATATAGATGGTATTACCCCATCTGTGGCAAAAATTATAGAGGAGGTTGACTATGAACGAATGTTGGTTGCCAAAGCGTTGAGAATTGAAGTTTTATCTTTAAAGGACTGGCTGGAGTATACCTATAACACTCATGGAGATACATTGTGTCAGTCACTTAGGAATACCAATGGATATTATGGAATCATGGCACCAGAAAATTTAGATACCAGGTATATTTTTGAAGATGTTCCTCAAAGTCTTGTACCTATTCGGGATATGGCAAAGTATCTGGGGATACAAACACCGACTATTGATTCCATGATTCATCTGGCATCTACTCTTCACAATACAGATTATTATCTAAGTGGAAGAACCATAATTGATATGGGATTGGAAGGGTTATCTCTGGAAGAAATAAAAGAATTTGTAAGAACTGGTCATGTATCAGGCACAAGGGGAGTGGAAGTATAA